ATACCTACAGAGTGCACAAGCAACAGCCAGGCCCACCATGCCTCCACCGACGATAGCAACATCAAGCTCGTCGTCTCCGGCTCTCACACCACCAACTTTCTCCGGGCCCTAAATGTTCACGGACAGAATAAACCTCAATCGATCTCGTAATTCTCTAAACTCTATGGGCCACTGCACATGCGATTCGCGGAGAGGAAATGTACCTGCGGCTCGGACGCTCCCGCCGGAGCGCTGGAGAAGGCCCTCGAGGCCGTCCGGATCCGATTCGCCGCGGCGAAGCATCTGCGGTTTTGGGGGAGAAGGTGGAGAATGGATGAGCCGGAGCAGAACAAATCGCGGATGGAGGAGGGGGGCAGAGAGAGGGCTGGCGCGGACCTCGTTCTGCGCAGCAGGGcgtgggccgcggcggcggaggcgcgcgCCGGCGTCGGCGTCATCGGCGGGGGTGGGGTCCGAGGGCCGAGGCGAGCGGACGCCTGTCTGGTCAAGCGGTGCTCCCAATCCCGTCTCCACGAGCTTGACGGACCCCGGGTTCCGCCGGCCGCCGGAGCACTCTGCTCTGCCGCCGCCGTGAACAGAGTGGAATCGGCCTCGGAGACCCTTGACGGCGGGGCACCGGTCGCGGGAGGGGGGCGGGGTCGGCTGTCGTGGGCGCGAACGTGCGGTGAGTAGGGATTTTGTGCGGGTGGAGACGGCGGCGGCCACGGTACCTAGGGACTagggggccttggagaaacacgtcGACCTGGGCATagcggaggaaggagacgaggatTTGGTTCGGCGACCGCTGGGGCATATGGGCTTTGGTGGACCGCCAGCGCCAGTAGCCTCTTTTAAGAAACAAACGGGCTAGCCCATTCACAGGAACCGAATGTAAAACTTCACGAGAAATAAAAAGGCGGCGCGCGGAGTCGACCTCCGGACCTCTGGCTACAAAAGCCGGCGTTGTTCTAAAATAAAATGTGAAAGAAAATTCAAAATCCGAACAAAACCTTGGAAAAGGGAAAGGTGTACGGAAATTGAAAAAAATGAACAATTTTATATATACACTGAAAATTTTAAAAATATACATTGAACATTCTTGTGATATATGGTAAAAAGAATTTAATACACGTTGAACCTTTTTGAGATATACactgaacaattttcaaatacacAATGAAAACAATAAGTACGTTGAACATTTTATTAATATACGGTGAACTTTTTCTTGAATATATGGTGAATATTTTCTTAAATAtgcgatgaacattttttaatacacggtGAACTGTTTATAATAcacaaaaaggagaagaaaaaaaatttaACAGAAAAACAATCTCTTCAACATATATcagaaaatgttcaatgtatattttAAAATTGTACAGCGTATATAAAGTTTCATGTTTCTGGCCCATACTAATCTGTGCAATCAACAAGTTTCACACATGTCTCCAACAAAGAGACTATTATACTCGTATATGCTGAAGATATATTGTAATCATGAAGCTTTGGAGAAGATTATTCCCTTTTTTTAAAACATTTGTACACCTTTTAAATTTACAAAGTAGGAATGAAGTCTGCTTAAAACCTTGAAGTTGTAGAACCTAGTCAGAAACGAACCCTCACATTTAAGTCCTTGAAATTTGTACCTTGTGTCCTATAATCCCGGTCATTTTTTAACCTTGAGGTTGTATCCAAACAAGGGTTCCCTTGTTGGCATCAGGAAAGACGAGGATGGATATTGTCGAACACATGCAGTGCGTCTTCTGGCCTCATCATCTGGCCGAGCGTCTCCATCGCATCCCGCGAGTGCGCACTTCCTCTCTGCACGTGCAGGGCGCGACCCGCCGGCGTCCTCACGAACGACGCACCCTCACCTACTCGACATCACCACCGCCTGCAACCAGAGCATGGCCGCGGCTTTGCGTGCGTGTGCAGTGGCGGCCCGACAGTGGCTCGTGGCGACTGGCATCCCGCCGCAGCGCACAGGATGCGGCAATGACGGCACGCGAACTATATGTCGTCGACGATCTCACTTGCGCTGCGCGAGGCCACAAGCAGCCCGCTTGCCCCTTGATCTGGCCATTATGGCGGCCATCTGGATCAGCTCCGACTTCATGTAACCGACCTTGTCCACGACGTGGAGTGCCGATGACGTCGCGCTGCCGGAGGCCAAGCGGCACAGCACAGCATGCGTTCATCTCTTAACCGCCCATGATGAACTCGAAGTACCAGAGCACGAAGCCGCCCACCTCGGCGCGGCCTTGCGCGGCGGCGACGGTCTGGTCGCCGAGGTGGAACTCTGACACGCGCATCCGCACCTTCCCCGCGGCGTACATGCTCTGCACCCCCCGCAGCGCCGCGTGCTCGGCTGCTCGCCATACCCATACCATACACCACCCCCTGCGTACGCCGCGATGTACTACTCTGCATGCATTTGGCCGTTGACGCTTTGATTCGTTCATGCATCCATACAACCAAAACACACGTACGCTATGCACTCAATAATCAATCAATACAGCCATTGCGCCGCTGTGTACGCGCGTGTACGGGCTTACGATGGAGGGGTCAcgaatttttttttagaaaaggaggatgacccccggcctctgcatctgggagacgcatacggccactttattgattattctcgaggaccttacaaagtattacaacgatatgcctgaatccaccatcttggcaacatctgccgctactcctgtccatatgatgaaggggtgctagctgggacactacccagaccactcacctaagcctaacatcaaaagccggaagccccagccgagccacataccgggtctgggtcaCAATCCGGTCAGACAAGGGTAGAATCCCGGCGGATCTGCCCAGCTGCCGACGAGTCGCACCCGCCACCGTGCCGACGGCAGTCCACCGATCAAGGCCCACGCTTGGGCATagatccggccgcgccgccgcgaaCCGATCCGGTCACGCCGGCGGCGTCCCCGGCGACCACGACGCACCAGATAGCGAGGCCTTCTGCCGCGGGGGAGCGAAATCGCCGAGGCGCCGCCACCACCCGATGTGGCATCCGGCCCGCCGCCACGCTCCGACCCGGGGGCGCCGGCCCGCGCCAGCCCCACACGAGCGAGAGGGCCCGAGTCCCCGCCGCCGGCGGCGATGGCAAGGCTTCGTCTGGCCGCGGCCTTGGGCGGcggtgagggaggaggaggaggagagggggagggtcGGCCGACGGGATCTAGGGGCCTCCCGGCCGCCCACGCGGGGGGTGACTCGGGAGCGGGAGGGGGAGCACACAAAGTTCTAAGTTCTAAGTGGAGGGGTCACGAATGGAGCGGCTGAACACGCCNNNNNNNNNNNNNNNNNNNNNNNNNNNNNNNNNNNNNNNNNNNNNNNNNNNNNNNNNNNNNNNNNNNNNNNNNNNNNNNNNNNNNNNNNNNNNNNNNNNNNNNNNNNNNNNNNNNNNNNNNNNNNNNNNNNNNNNNGTGAATCAAAGCTTAGTCGGTAAACACGACATTCCCTCTGCCGCGTCATCAAATAACAACCGGGGTCAAAGAGGAGAGGGTACAAACTTCAGGGATTCAGAGGTGAGGGTTCGTTTTCGGACGTGCTTTACAACTTCAGTATTTAAATCGTCCTTCACTCACAAAGAAGTAGTACGGAGCAAATGAGAGTCATTAATTAGATGTGCTCTGTGTGGTGGATATGGGCTAAGTTAGAGGAGTGTTGCATTTGTTTGTAAGACCTGAATTAGCTCTTACCCGATTCTTGTTGTTACACAAATATTGCCTTGTGAAGAGAGGCCTGTACATTCAGTTGTACTACTTCATCCATCCATCAATGTACCATACTCGCATTGCCGTCCGTGTCCACCCACGAGTATTGCGGTGCGatgcaaagggccagctcgtcctcGTTGCAGGCAGCATCGCAGAGGAATGCGTTCCAATCATCGTCGCAGAAGCCGTCAGAATGGTTGCGGTGCTGGACATGGTCGCAGGATATCGGAAGTTGATGGATTGGAGAAAGGGGGAGCGGAGCGGAGTGAAATGAGGCTAGCGTTCGATCCAGATGGTTTTTTTTTTGTAGGGTCATGATGGGCCATAGGTAACGGATGCACCTGGGCTGGATATGAGAAGTAACAGTCAATCTGTGCGCCTGAGACCGGTTTAAGACGTCCGGACGGGTTAATTTTTTTAGAGCAATTTGAGAAAATGCCACGGCTTTCCTGGCACTTTGCTCCTATACCacacctttctttttattgaagtaAATAGCACATCTTTGATTGATAGTTGGACAAAATACCACAAATTGATTTTTCCCCTTCTTTTCCACACCCagacccacaacaaaattgtgcagGACAGATTTACCCTCAGGCCGTTTCCACGATCAACAGATCAAAAAAAGGAGAAACGATGAACGCAGCTGACTAGAACGAAGCACCGCCCCGCCGCCTCAACGTGTCTCCTATCCCAGAACACTACATCGCCGTTCCTCCTTCCCGGCGCGCTGCCGCCTCGCTGTGATTCATACTGCTTCTTCTCCTCCCATGCACGTATGTTCTCCCACCGCCCAACAGCTTGCCACTCCTCTCCCATATCCACTAAACTAAACATCAAAACGTGTTACATCCATTCAATCTGAAGTTTGATTACATCCATATGAAGAAGCTTCCATATCCTCTTGTAACAGTTCCTACATCTAAACCATCAGCACGTACAAAGTTGTTAGTCTGTGCCACTAGTTTTTTAGTTGAGCCATATGCTAAAAAGCTAATAATTTGAGCAACGAGCAGCTCCAGCCAACATGCATGTACAACGACCAACAGACAGCCAGTACAGCCATCAACAGTTAGCAGGCTTGTACAGCTACACCTGGACGGGGGGCGTGCTGCAGGGGCACTTCAAGAGCCGGCGCCTCTCTTCTCTCGCAAGGCGGAGGGGCTGGAGCGCGGCGGACGGCGCTGCTTCCTGCATAGGAACGGGCGGCTCGCCGGGGAGGAGGCACGGCGAGGCGGCGGTTCACCGGGGAGAATGCATGGCGAGGCGGCAGCGTTCAGGAGGACCGGAGGAGGCATGACGAGGCAGCGGCACACTGCTTTATCTATTTATCTCATGTGGAATCATCGTTTCATAAGACCAGGAAAGGTTCGATGGAAACGACTCGGAGGGCAAATCCGTCTTATAAAATATGAAGGGTGGGTCTGGACGTGGAAACGAAGGAAAAAATCCATTCTGTGGTGTTTTATCTAGTTACCAATATAAAGTGTGGTATTTAATCTAATAAAATGAAAGGTGTGCTATAGGAGCAAAGTACCAGGAAAAGTGTGGCATTTCCTCAAATTGCCCATTTTTTTAAATGGCCACTTGGCCAGTGATCAGTTCGTCTGTCCAGATGTTTGAGGCTATTTTGAAACGTTCGGGTGCAGATGCTAACCTAAGTGATAAAAAAGGCAGTCGTTGCTTCGTGTGGGGGTAGCACCGCGTGGCGTGCGCGTCGAGCCGACGACGGGTAAAAGCAGAGCAGAGCAAAACGGTTTCCGTCCGACGACTTGACCGTGAAAGGGAAACGAAAACAAACAACGCGTGTGACGTGTGCCTTCCCGTCCGTGTGCGTCTCCGAGGGCGacagggaaggaaggaaggaaggggatgagctccgccgccgccgccgcctcctcgtctgCGTCGCCGGTGCCGCCGGAGGACGACGTCTGCTCCGTCTGCcacgaccgcttccggatcccctgcCAGGCCAACTGCTCCCACTGGTTCTGCGGTtcgtccctccctcctttcctccccCGATCCATCTCTACTGTTCCCCCGATCCCGCTCAAATTGTTTGGAGGTGGGAGCGGTTCTTCCTTAAGGATGCGGGGAAGGGGTGCTTTGGATTGATCAAAATTGCCGACGAGTGTCACAGATTCACTCGATTGTTCCGATCAATGGCGAGCTGAGAAGCTGAATGCCCAGATCGAGAACTGGCCGTTGCTCCCCCGGAGTTTGCCCAGGATGTGTTTGCTCAAATCGATCCGAAATGAGGGTTTAGGGTGGTGTGAATTGCTTGCTTGGGGTGAAATATTGGAACTCATGTACCTGGTAGTGTGTAACGGGATGACAGGGTAGTGGGAACTAGAATGTTTGTGCACCACCTGTTTGATGCACAACGAGTACCTACTAGATGTCAAAAAATTTCTCATTATCTATCTGGAAAATCAGGATTTAAGATTGTTTCCTGCCAGTACTGATGCTGATGAAAGAGCAAAATCCCCTAGTGCAACCACCGTAGAGAAATGCCAAGTCGATAAGCATCATCTCGGCTCAGCCAATGTTTGATCATAGGGCTCGAGCAACTCACCTGGGCGTGTTCACGTTGAGTTCCCTTGGATGTATAATGCTACTTttttatttcaaggaaatgtggcaATAACTTTGCTCACCAAGGAGGAATAAACAGTTTGTTCACTAAGCAAGGTTCGATACAACCCTTAGCTTAGGGGTTCAGAATAGAACATACCAAAAATCAACTTCATTACCTGGCCCATAAGCATCATCTTGGCCCATGCAGTGCTCACTCATAGGGCTGAAGCTAGAAAATCACATGGAAACGTTTGAGTTGGATTCAGATCATATCTACCTGGAAATTTGATGATTTACTTCAGGGCTACCATATGCTTTCTTGTACCTTGGATGAAGGATAATAATTATCATTTTAAGGAAATGTGCTGCTAACATTGTTCACTAGGACTAGGAATAAACAGTTTGCTTACTTTGTATGTAGTACCAGTGTGATACGCTGATGGATATAAACTATATGGTGTTTTATAGTGCAGATGTCTGCTGCACAGATTATTACTTTTCTTCCAGTTTCCTCTCTATACAATATGTAGTAATATCTTGTTGCTGATTCGCACATTGTCTATCCGTACCTTATCCAACTTACTTATTCCTGTGTTGGGTACTATCTTCTATAGTTCTATTACTGAAGATTTAGTTAGTTCTTCTAAGTTCCAAGGTTTTGCAGGAGAGTGCATCATCCGTGTTTGGAACCATGGAGCTGCTGTACAGCCTTGCAAGTGTCCCATTTGCCGTCGCCTTATAAATCTGCTGGTACCTGCTAATGTATCAGACGATCAGAATGATGATCCCCAACTTCAGCGTGTTTTGGGAGAGATTCAGCACTACAATCACATATTTGGTGGAGCACCACGCAGCCTAACCCAGGTTTATACTCTGTTCTGCCACGAAAGCTGACATCATTTATTTCAGATAGATAGTGGACACAAGAGATATAGCCAAATGATCTAAATTTTTCAGCCACCACAAGAAGaccgagaattgttttcctgatataaatattactccctctgtactgAAATAGTTGTCGCTGGAGTAGCTGAATTCAGCTACTCCAGCGACAACTATTtcggtacagagggagtacaattgaCATTTGATTGGCCAAAATTCCTGATAGCACTTCAGCAATGCCAAGGGGGAAATGTGTTAAGTCTCCCATGTTCTTGTAGGCTAAAACTTCCCGTGTTAATGACTGTAGGCAAGGGAAATAGTTCTAGAGCATCACTAATGGTGTTGCCAGATTTGAACATTGCAAATTGCTTAGTTACAAGTATTCAAGATTTATACTCTTCATAATAGACGTTAGTATTGTAAATGAATTGGCTGTATTTTGTAATCTAAAGACAAACTCTAGCATTTACTAATAATAGGTTATGGGTAACCACTAGTTCATTATTGTTATTTTCAGAGGCTGCAAGACCTGCCGTTTTTCATACGAAGGCTGTTCAGAGAACTAATGGATCCCCAGAGGACCCTCCCACTTGTATTCAGGGCGAGGATGATTCTGATGGTACGTATGTTGTAGGCCATTAAGCTATGTTTATACCATGTTAACACTATTACACTGGAAAACTACTGAGACGGTGGAAGTAAACCAAACAGGTCACGCTGTTTGTTACTTCATTCATCTTGGTACCATCCGTTGGTGACCGGTGCTATGGATGCGAGGCATGAGACCGATCAGAACGTAAATACGAACCTGACGCGGTTGCTGATTCGAAATATGTAGGTGATCCTGAGTGGGGTGTACGTCCTGAGCCCGGTCGACATCCTCCCAGAAAGTAAGCGAGTTCATTTCCCTTTGGAAGTCAGTGGTGTCGTTTGATGCGTCAGTCAGTCAGTGAACCGAGTGTTTTGATGGGTGTTGCTGGATGTGCAGGCGTGCTGGGGCTGTTTGGGTTCTTTGACGACTTCCTCATCCTGGTGATCGTGTTCCTCCACCTCGCGGCCGTGTACCGGTCGCTGCTCCTGTACCGCCATGGCGGCCACTGATCCGGACTCGGCGGGCCGCTGATGATGCATAGTAGCAGTAGCTGGTGGCCGGCCGCGGTTGTACGTGCTCCCACGCCGCCGGTGGGAGTTTGAGGTTTGATCTGTACTGTACGGGAATTAAATGTATCGCTGTGTTGATGAGGGTGGAGCGGCTTTATTTGGGTCTGCTACTAGATGGATCGTGGATGATGAACAAACACGCTGTACTTTAGCTCATTGTCAGTGCTAGTTGATTCGATCAATCAACCAAGAAAAGAAAAAGGCAACCAACAGGAAGTTGTTTATTCTCGTtccaatgctgtttgatacttccttcctccgttcctaaatataagtctttttagagatttcaatatagactactgtatatagacatattttagagcatagattcactcattttgattcgtatgtagtccatattgaaagagTGCGGCGTTTCGGTGCCTAGGCTCATTTGCACCCAGTCagtaaaaaaatcaaaacaaatactagaataattcaaaaaaaatcatttttttgtgTGATAGATAATTTGGTGCGTGTGGTTCGCTTCAATTTTTAGATCATTTGAACACCccggatttgtcttttttgccaagaACTGCTCggatgtccaaatgatttgaaaattggaGCGAACCTCATGCATCAAAATATCTATCACACAAAAAAattagatttttttgaattttttttgtatttgttttgattttattCGTCGGGGTGGTGCAGCTGAGCCTAGGCTCAGAAATGGATTACcgatattgaaatatctaaaaacacttgcatttaggaacgaagggagtactaccacaTCAGACCCTACTATCCTTCCTGTTTCCTGTGGAATTAGTGGGGTGGTTTTTTCGAGCACCGTTGAGCAAATGCTGGCAAAAATTCAAcatctaagggcatgtacaatggttgtaagatagttttatcttaagtcttgcatgtaatttagagatgacaaaaaaagacgtctacaatgggtcatgccttagtcttatcttcaataactagctattcctaaaaaCGTGGTGAACATATTgtactaagagatcatctcttgtcttcttttaaataagagaagacaaacctTTTCTTACGAGTTCTCTCTTtttcacctcatcatttatcctacgtggcactcctaagataacaccattgtacatgccctaaacgTTGTTTATCTCCCTGTATCGTTGCTTCCATTGGCTGAGCTAATACTATTACACGCTATTTGGTTGCATCCAGACAACGAGGTCTAATAATCTCCTTTCGGAGTGGTGAGTTTACCAGCACTTTAGCAAGTATGGCATAGGTAGCAACAAGTTCAAGATAGTGCCAAGAATTAAACAAAGTTTAGCAACACAAGTACCATAAACAGAGCTTTAAACAAACAGTCTCACTCTAATCAAACCAGGCAAGAGTAAACTTTTTAGGCATCCATCGTGAATGCCACGTTGTGCTTCTTGCACTTCGCCACCACCTCCACGCCGTCTTTGTCGAACACAATCACCCTCAGGTTGTTCGGAGTCAGCAGCTTGAAAGTGACTAAGTACCCGATCTTGATATGATGAGCGGCAGCGAAGGGGGTCCAACCCTTATCAAGGGTGACTCTACCGTTCATCACCCATTATACACACCCTCTAGTTGCAGCCGGTGTTGGTCTTCAGCTTGAATTCTTCAGGGACGATGGGGAAGTGCTTGGTGAAGTCAAGCGGCATCGACATGCACTCCAGAtgcaaggatgaccttgcagaagtgGGTTGGCCCGACCTTGACATGGAAATGGCCGAAGTTCCCGGACCGCTTGGGGGCGCTGGGGAGCTCCACCACCTCCTTGCCTTTCTCTTCTGCCGACACCACCTATACTTGCCCTTGGTGATTCCCAAAGGAGTGTTCTCGATCTGCATAATGATCGACAACACGAACAGAGGTCAATGAACAACACAAATGCAACATTGACTGGGCATGAACTAGTGGATCTGCATAATTATGAACACATTGCAAGCGGTAGCATCAGCAGACCAAATGCAACATAACCCTAACAGTTTGGAGGCCTGTAGCCTAGTTGTCGTCCACCACCAGCACATGATGGTCAGGATCAG
Above is a window of Triticum dicoccoides isolate Atlit2015 ecotype Zavitan chromosome 5B, WEW_v2.0, whole genome shotgun sequence DNA encoding:
- the LOC119312721 gene encoding E3 ubiquitin-protein ligase RNF170-like isoform X2 translates to MSSAAAAASSSASPVPPEDDVCSVCHDRFRIPCQANCSHWFCGECIIRVWNHGAAVQPCKCPICRRLINLLVPANVSDDQNDDPQLQRVLGEIQHYNHIFGGAPRSLTQRLQDLPFFIRRLFRELMDPQRTLPLVFRARMILMVTLFVTSFILVPSVGDRCYGCEA
- the LOC119312721 gene encoding E3 ubiquitin-protein ligase RNF170-like isoform X1, producing MSSAAAAASSSASPVPPEDDVCSVCHDRFRIPCQANCSHWFCGECIIRVWNHGAAVQPCKCPICRRLINLLVPANVSDDQNDDPQLQRVLGEIQHYNHIFGGAPRSLTQRLQDLPFFIRRLFRELMDPQRTLPLVFRARMILMVILSGVYVLSPVDILPESVLGLFGFFDDFLILVIVFLHLAAVYRSLLLYRHGGH